A section of the Streptomyces xinghaiensis S187 genome encodes:
- a CDS encoding aldose epimerase family protein, with product MTTPGAAQARDRAGVGSGAAAPDSGEAGPAGRGRPTREGFGSLPDGTRVDRWTLARGGTRLRVLSYGGIVQSLEIPDRHGRTANVSLGFADLASYTEHSPFFGALIGRFGNRIARGRFTLDGETHQLPLNDGENSLHGGDRGFDKRVWDVEPFTRGGDAGLTLTRVSPDGEMGYPGELRVRVDYILTARGDFRIVYEATTDAPTVVNLTNHTYFNLGGEGTGTIMDHELWLDAARITPVDATLIPTGKLLPVAGTPFDFRRAKPIGRDIREAHEQVLYGRGIDHNYVLDKGITTRPRHAMTVTDPRSGRTMRIATTEPGVQLYTGNFLDATYAGTSGRVYRQGDGFCLETQHFPDSPNQPSFPSTVLRPGETYRSETVHSFSAR from the coding sequence ATGACGACACCAGGCGCGGCGCAGGCCCGGGACCGGGCCGGAGTCGGGAGCGGGGCCGCGGCCCCGGACTCGGGGGAAGCCGGGCCCGCGGGGCGGGGCCGCCCCACCCGGGAGGGCTTCGGCAGCCTCCCGGACGGCACCCGGGTCGACCGCTGGACCCTCGCCCGCGGCGGCACGCGGCTGCGGGTGCTGTCGTACGGCGGGATCGTCCAGTCCCTGGAGATCCCCGACCGGCACGGCCGCACGGCCAATGTCTCCCTCGGCTTCGCGGACCTCGCCTCGTACACCGAGCACAGCCCGTTCTTCGGCGCGCTGATCGGCCGCTTCGGCAACCGCATCGCCCGGGGCCGCTTCACCCTCGACGGCGAGACCCACCAACTCCCGCTCAACGACGGGGAGAACAGCCTGCACGGCGGCGACCGGGGCTTCGACAAGCGGGTCTGGGACGTCGAGCCCTTCACCCGGGGCGGGGACGCCGGCCTGACGCTCACCCGCGTCAGCCCGGACGGCGAGATGGGCTACCCGGGTGAGTTGAGGGTGCGGGTGGACTACATCCTCACCGCCCGCGGGGACTTCCGCATCGTCTACGAGGCGACCACGGACGCCCCCACCGTCGTGAACCTCACCAACCACACCTACTTCAACCTCGGCGGCGAGGGCACCGGCACGATCATGGACCACGAACTGTGGCTCGACGCGGCCCGCATCACCCCGGTGGACGCCACGCTCATCCCCACGGGCAAGCTTCTCCCCGTGGCCGGCACCCCCTTCGACTTCCGGCGCGCGAAGCCGATCGGCCGGGACATCCGCGAGGCGCACGAGCAGGTGCTGTACGGGCGGGGCATCGACCACAACTACGTCCTGGACAAGGGGATCACCACCCGCCCCCGCCACGCGATGACGGTCACCGACCCGCGCTCCGGCCGCACGATGCGGATCGCCACCACCGAGCCGGGCGTGCAGCTCTACACCGGCAACTTCCTGGACGCCACCTACGCCGGCACCTCCGGCCGGGTCTACCGCCAGGGCGACGGCTTCTGCCTGGAGACCCAGCACTTCCCGGACTCCCCGAACCAGCCGTCGTTCCCGTCCACGGTCCTCCGCCCCGGCGAGACCTACCGCTCGGAGACGGTGCACTCCTTCTCGGCACGCTGA
- a CDS encoding AAA family ATPase — protein MTVQTIEEVRLTAFKSFRDEVLPLAPLTVLIGRNSSGKSNALDGLEVLSRLARGEDVIEALESRRSESGPVRGGLAGCVPHGSDHFTLGCTVRKEESGERYLVDLDVTVQVEPEVRIVSERITGPTHRGRKAVLELTEPSGPGPVVATVHNGKPGRNPRMMFRASRLLTSQVPGRLVGETVGEQDTLWCAETVLSALTGVFHLDPVPHLMRQYVPARDVHLRRTAENLSAAVGDLQRRESGLFQRLVELLRSLTDHDIERLAVTNSELGDVMLALDEGRFGLTPAREMSDGMLRFLAVATSLLTGGSGLDLGPRLAEQDERSLMLVIEELENGLHPSQASEVLQLVRQASAENSTQVLITTHSPALLTALDSADHEGVVVCTRDRETGTSRLDRLTQLEGYPAAMAAGTLGDVVTQGRLERRDRGDRDYTEFDRLLGIG, from the coding sequence GTGACAGTCCAGACGATCGAAGAGGTCCGTCTCACCGCGTTCAAGAGCTTCCGTGACGAAGTGCTTCCGCTCGCGCCGCTCACCGTTCTGATCGGCCGGAACAGCAGCGGCAAGTCCAACGCTCTCGACGGCCTGGAAGTACTGTCCCGTCTGGCGCGGGGCGAGGACGTCATCGAGGCGCTGGAGAGCCGGCGCAGTGAGTCCGGACCGGTACGGGGCGGGCTGGCCGGCTGTGTGCCGCACGGCTCCGATCACTTCACCCTCGGCTGCACCGTGCGCAAGGAGGAGTCGGGCGAGCGGTATCTGGTCGATCTCGACGTCACGGTCCAGGTGGAGCCGGAGGTCCGGATCGTCTCCGAGCGCATCACCGGACCGACGCACCGCGGCCGGAAGGCCGTACTGGAGCTGACCGAACCGAGCGGGCCCGGCCCCGTAGTGGCGACCGTGCACAACGGGAAGCCGGGCAGGAACCCCCGGATGATGTTCCGCGCGTCGAGACTCCTCACCTCACAGGTCCCCGGCCGCCTGGTCGGCGAGACCGTGGGCGAACAGGACACCCTGTGGTGCGCCGAGACAGTGCTTTCGGCGCTGACGGGGGTCTTCCATCTCGACCCGGTGCCGCACCTCATGCGCCAGTACGTGCCGGCGCGCGATGTGCATCTGCGGCGCACGGCGGAGAATCTGTCCGCCGCGGTGGGAGACCTCCAGCGCCGGGAGTCGGGCCTCTTCCAGCGGCTGGTGGAACTGCTGCGGAGCCTGACCGATCACGACATCGAAAGGCTGGCGGTCACCAACTCCGAACTGGGCGACGTGATGCTGGCCCTGGACGAGGGACGATTCGGGCTCACCCCGGCCCGGGAGATGAGCGACGGGATGCTCCGCTTCCTGGCGGTGGCCACCTCGCTGCTCACCGGGGGCAGCGGCCTCGACCTCGGTCCCCGACTCGCGGAGCAGGACGAACGCTCCCTGATGCTGGTGATCGAGGAACTGGAGAACGGACTGCACCCCTCGCAGGCCTCCGAGGTGCTGCAACTGGTCCGGCAGGCCAGTGCCGAGAACAGCACGCAGGTCCTGATCACCACACACAGCCCGGCTCTGCTCACGGCGCTCGACAGCGCCGACCACGAAGGCGTCGTGGTCTGCACGCGTGACCGTGAGACCGGCACCAGCCGCCTCGACCGGCTCACACAACTGGAGGGCTACCCGGCGGCCATGGCGGCCGGAACCCTCGGCGACGTGGTGACGCAGGGCCGGCTGGAGCGCCGGGACCGTGGCGACCGCGATTACACGGAATTCGACCGGCTGCTCGGAATCGGGTGA
- the mmsA gene encoding multiple monosaccharide ABC transporter ATP-binding protein, whose product MKAATGTTGGPGAAPPGHPVLEMRSITKTFPGVKALSGVELTVRDGEIHAICGENGAGKSTLMKVLSGVHPHGSYEGEIVFRGEPCAFRDIRASERRGIVIIHQELALVPYLSIAENIFLGNEHATRGVINWNDTLGHARRLLRRVGLADSPHTRIADIGVGKQQLVEIAKALAKEVKLLILDEPTAALNDADSAKLLDLLLEFKAQGISCILISHKLNEIRRVADSVTVLRDGRTIETLAVRETPDAEPAVSEERIIRGMVGRDLDHRFPERTHYTGPGAGETAMRIADWTVHHPIDQQRKVVDGVSLEVRRGEIVGIAGLMGAGRTELAMSVFGRSYGRHAAGRVLLHGKEVSTRTVPEAVAHGIAYVTEDRKTYGLNLGDDVTRNISIASLPKVARRGVVSEHEEARVAERFRASMNIKTPTVFETVNRLSGGNQQKVVLSKWIFAGPEVLILDEPTRGIDVGAKYEIYTVINDLAAQGKAVVFISSELPELLGMCDRIYTMAAGRLTGEIPRAEATQEVLMRHMTMDRGRTR is encoded by the coding sequence ATGAAAGCGGCCACCGGCACGACGGGCGGCCCGGGGGCGGCGCCGCCCGGGCACCCCGTGCTCGAGATGCGCTCCATCACCAAGACCTTCCCCGGTGTCAAGGCCCTGTCCGGCGTCGAGCTCACCGTGCGCGACGGCGAGATCCACGCGATCTGCGGGGAGAACGGCGCCGGCAAGTCCACCCTGATGAAGGTCCTCAGCGGGGTCCACCCGCACGGCAGTTACGAGGGCGAGATCGTCTTCCGCGGCGAGCCCTGCGCGTTCAGGGACATCCGGGCCAGCGAGCGGCGCGGGATCGTCATCATCCACCAGGAACTCGCCCTCGTCCCCTATCTCTCCATCGCGGAGAACATCTTCCTCGGCAACGAGCACGCCACCCGCGGGGTGATCAACTGGAACGACACCCTGGGTCACGCCCGCAGGCTGCTGCGGCGCGTCGGGCTCGCCGACTCGCCGCACACCCGGATCGCCGACATCGGCGTCGGAAAGCAGCAGCTGGTGGAGATCGCCAAGGCGCTGGCCAAGGAGGTGAAGCTCCTCATCCTCGACGAGCCCACCGCCGCCCTCAACGACGCGGACAGCGCCAAACTCCTCGATCTGCTGCTGGAGTTCAAGGCGCAGGGCATCTCCTGCATCCTCATCTCGCACAAGCTGAACGAGATCCGGCGGGTGGCGGACTCCGTCACCGTCCTGCGGGACGGCCGGACCATCGAGACCCTCGCCGTCCGGGAGACGCCCGACGCGGAACCGGCCGTCTCCGAGGAGCGGATCATCCGCGGCATGGTCGGCCGCGATCTGGACCACCGCTTCCCGGAACGCACCCACTACACGGGCCCGGGCGCCGGGGAGACGGCGATGCGGATCGCGGACTGGACCGTGCACCACCCCATCGACCAGCAGCGGAAGGTCGTCGACGGGGTGTCCCTGGAGGTGCGGCGCGGCGAGATCGTCGGCATCGCCGGGCTGATGGGCGCGGGCCGCACCGAGCTGGCGATGAGCGTCTTCGGGCGCAGCTACGGGCGGCACGCGGCGGGCCGGGTGCTGCTCCACGGGAAGGAGGTCTCCACGCGGACCGTGCCGGAGGCCGTCGCCCACGGCATCGCGTACGTCACCGAGGACCGCAAGACCTACGGGCTCAACCTCGGCGACGACGTGACCCGCAACATCTCCATCGCCTCGCTGCCGAAGGTCGCCCGGCGCGGTGTCGTCAGCGAGCACGAGGAGGCCCGGGTCGCCGAGCGGTTCCGGGCGTCGATGAACATCAAGACCCCCACGGTGTTCGAGACCGTGAACCGGCTGAGCGGCGGCAACCAGCAGAAGGTCGTCCTCAGCAAGTGGATCTTCGCGGGCCCCGAGGTGCTGATCCTCGACGAACCGACCCGCGGCATCGACGTGGGGGCGAAGTACGAGATCTACACGGTCATCAACGATCTCGCCGCACAGGGCAAGGCCGTGGTCTTCATCTCCTCCGAGCTGCCGGAGCTGCTCGGGATGTGCGACCGGATCTACACGATGGCCGCCGGCCGGCTGACCGGGGAGATCCCCCGGGCGGAGGCCACCCAGGAAGTGCTGATGCGCCACATGACCATGGACAGAGGACGGACCCGATGA
- a CDS encoding helix-turn-helix domain-containing protein yields MSLRSAPTARQERLGAELRRMREAAGVTARDTARLLGVDPAKVSHIEAGRLGVSEERLRRLATFYSCGDSALIDALVAITYEQRGQGWWEAYRGVLPAPLLDLSELEHHATRLRTIQITHIPGLLQTEAYARTIFGAALPPLPKTELEARVSHRMERQSVLSRHRTSPYEVVIHEAALRMRFGGRAVVREQLKALQSLSEQPYISLRVIPFASEAHIGSGHAMLYACGPVPQLDSVQVDAAHGMGLLHTEPQLRKYRTLFDAIRSAALGETESRAFLQSVVREL; encoded by the coding sequence ATGTCGCTGAGAAGCGCGCCGACCGCCCGCCAGGAGCGACTGGGTGCCGAATTGCGGAGGATGCGCGAGGCCGCGGGGGTCACCGCCCGCGACACCGCGAGGCTCCTGGGGGTGGACCCCGCCAAGGTCAGCCACATCGAGGCGGGACGGCTCGGGGTCAGCGAGGAGCGGCTGCGGCGGCTCGCGACGTTCTACTCCTGCGGCGACAGCGCGCTGATCGACGCCCTCGTGGCCATCACCTACGAACAGCGCGGCCAGGGCTGGTGGGAGGCGTACCGGGGCGTGCTGCCCGCCCCGCTGCTGGACCTCTCCGAGCTGGAGCACCACGCGACCCGGCTCCGCACCATCCAGATCACCCACATCCCCGGCCTGTTACAGACCGAGGCGTACGCCCGCACCATCTTCGGCGCCGCCCTGCCCCCGCTGCCCAAGACCGAGCTGGAGGCCCGCGTCTCGCACCGCATGGAGCGGCAGTCCGTCCTGAGCCGGCACCGCACGTCCCCCTACGAGGTGGTCATCCACGAGGCCGCGCTGCGCATGCGCTTCGGCGGCCGCGCGGTGGTGCGCGAACAGCTGAAGGCCCTGCAGAGCCTGAGCGAGCAGCCGTACATCAGCCTGCGCGTGATCCCCTTCGCCTCCGAGGCGCACATCGGGTCCGGGCACGCGATGCTCTACGCCTGCGGGCCCGTACCGCAGCTCGACAGCGTGCAGGTCGACGCCGCGCACGGCATGGGGCTGCTCCACACCGAGCCCCAGCTCCGGAAGTACCGGACGCTCTTCGACGCCATACGGTCGGCGGCGCTCGGGGAGACCGAGTCGCGCGCCTTCCTCCAGTCGGTCGTCCGAGAGCTGTGA
- a CDS encoding DUF397 domain-containing protein yields MAEKTIWQKSSYSQEEGECVELAAAGPAAVALRESDHPGAVLTLRPTVLGALLRGVKAGEFDGPAARARRSRPH; encoded by the coding sequence TTGGCCGAGAAGACCATCTGGCAGAAGTCGTCCTACTCCCAGGAGGAGGGCGAGTGCGTCGAACTCGCCGCGGCCGGCCCCGCCGCCGTCGCCCTCCGCGAGAGCGATCACCCGGGTGCGGTCCTCACGCTCCGCCCCACCGTGCTCGGTGCTCTGCTGCGCGGCGTCAAAGCCGGCGAATTCGACGGCCCGGCTGCCCGTGCACGCAGGAGCCGACCGCACTGA
- the chvE gene encoding multiple monosaccharide ABC transporter substrate-binding protein, which yields MRITRGLGAATAALLLTSALGACGQDSTGVDDDGKKDAKGGTIGLAMPTKSSERWIADGRNMAEQFRAKGYKTDLQYGNDDVDEQVAQIENMIAKGHELLVVAAIDSAALTNVLDRAAEANIPVIAYDRLLMGTEHVDYYATFDNFKVGVQQGTYIADKLGLKEEGGEKGPFTIELFAGSPDDNNTRFFFNGAMSVLKPYIDDKKLVVRSKQTKLNQVTTLRWDGGTAQRRMDDLLSKSYTSAELDAVLSPYDGISIGILSALKSVGYGSKDKPYPVITGQDAEKASVKSIMAGEQTQTIYKDTRKLAKATVQMGHAMLTGGEPEVNDTKTYDNGKKVVPAYLLQPVSIDKSNTQLLIDEGYYKASELK from the coding sequence ATGCGCATCACCAGAGGTCTCGGCGCCGCGACGGCGGCGCTTCTCCTCACCTCGGCGCTCGGCGCCTGCGGCCAGGACTCCACCGGCGTCGACGACGACGGCAAGAAGGACGCCAAGGGCGGCACCATCGGCCTGGCCATGCCCACCAAGTCGTCCGAGCGCTGGATAGCCGACGGCCGGAACATGGCCGAGCAGTTCCGGGCCAAGGGCTACAAGACCGACCTCCAGTACGGCAACGACGACGTCGACGAGCAGGTCGCCCAGATCGAGAACATGATCGCCAAGGGTCACGAGCTGCTGGTCGTCGCGGCGATCGACAGCGCGGCGCTCACCAATGTGCTGGACCGGGCGGCCGAGGCGAACATCCCCGTCATCGCCTACGACCGGCTGCTGATGGGCACCGAACACGTCGACTACTACGCCACGTTCGACAACTTCAAGGTCGGCGTGCAGCAGGGCACCTACATCGCCGACAAGCTCGGGCTGAAGGAGGAGGGCGGCGAGAAGGGCCCCTTCACCATCGAACTGTTCGCCGGCTCCCCCGACGACAACAACACCCGCTTCTTCTTCAACGGCGCGATGAGCGTCCTGAAGCCGTACATCGACGACAAGAAGCTGGTCGTCCGCTCCAAGCAGACCAAGCTGAACCAGGTCACCACGCTCCGCTGGGACGGCGGCACGGCGCAGCGCCGGATGGACGACCTGCTGAGCAAGTCCTACACCTCGGCCGAGCTGGACGCCGTGCTCTCCCCGTACGACGGGATCTCCATCGGCATCCTCTCCGCCCTCAAGAGCGTGGGCTACGGCAGCAAGGACAAGCCGTACCCGGTGATCACCGGGCAGGACGCCGAGAAGGCCTCCGTGAAGTCGATCATGGCGGGTGAGCAGACCCAGACCATCTACAAGGACACCCGGAAGCTGGCCAAGGCCACCGTCCAGATGGGCCACGCGATGCTGACCGGCGGCGAGCCGGAGGTCAACGACACCAAGACCTACGACAACGGCAAGAAGGTCGTGCCGGCCTATCTCCTCCAGCCGGTGAGCATCGACAAGTCCAACACCCAGCTCCTCATCGACGAGGGCTACTACAAAGCCTCCGAGCTGAAGTAA
- a CDS encoding zinc-dependent alcohol dehydrogenase translates to MTGGGRAVLLERPGAHRIVPAEPAPPGPGEALVRVYAAGVCGSDRELYEGTRAPGYVRYPVTPGHEWSGTVEAVGEGVDPGLVGRKTVGEGFRNCQACERCRAGETSLCTGGYDETGFTRPGAFADTLTLPARLLHVLAPDADLRAAALLEPAAVAAAAALTAAARPAERIAVVGAGTLGLLAVQFLAATSPAELLVVEPRTGRAEQAVPFGATEVRPPDELTALTGRYDLVVETAGAPRSAVCAVSLARGGGRVVLTGLPGAGAEGIDPLGLAMRQITVHTVFGAPPAAWAYAVRAFGTGLLNPAPLVTHELAWEEYADAVALVGGGDPGAGKVLLRP, encoded by the coding sequence ATGACGGGCGGCGGGCGCGCCGTCCTCCTGGAGCGGCCCGGCGCCCACCGGATCGTCCCGGCGGAGCCCGCGCCGCCCGGCCCCGGCGAGGCCCTCGTCCGGGTGTACGCGGCGGGGGTGTGCGGCAGCGACCGCGAGCTGTACGAGGGCACCCGCGCGCCCGGCTACGTCCGCTACCCCGTCACCCCCGGCCACGAGTGGTCGGGGACGGTGGAGGCGGTCGGCGAGGGCGTCGACCCGGGGCTGGTGGGCCGGAAGACCGTCGGCGAGGGCTTCCGCAACTGCCAGGCCTGCGAACGCTGCCGGGCCGGCGAGACCTCCCTGTGCACCGGCGGCTACGACGAGACGGGCTTCACCCGGCCCGGCGCCTTCGCCGACACCCTCACCCTGCCCGCCCGGCTGCTGCACGTCCTCGCCCCGGACGCCGACCTGCGGGCCGCGGCGCTGCTGGAGCCGGCCGCCGTGGCCGCCGCCGCGGCGCTGACGGCGGCGGCACGGCCCGCCGAGCGGATCGCCGTCGTCGGCGCGGGCACCCTCGGTCTGCTGGCCGTCCAGTTCCTGGCCGCCACTTCCCCCGCCGAACTGCTGGTCGTGGAGCCCCGTACGGGCCGGGCCGAGCAGGCGGTGCCCTTCGGCGCCACCGAGGTCCGCCCGCCGGACGAACTCACCGCGCTCACCGGCCGGTACGACCTGGTGGTGGAGACCGCGGGCGCGCCGCGCAGCGCGGTCTGCGCGGTCTCCCTGGCGCGGGGCGGCGGCCGGGTGGTGCTCACCGGGCTGCCCGGGGCGGGCGCCGAGGGGATCGACCCGCTCGGCCTGGCGATGCGCCAGATCACCGTGCACACCGTCTTCGGTGCCCCGCCGGCGGCCTGGGCGTACGCCGTGCGGGCCTTCGGGACGGGGCTGCTGAACCCGGCACCGCTGGTCACCCACGAGCTGGCATGGGAGGAGTACGCCGACGCCGTCGCGCTCGTCGGCGGCGGTGATCCCGGCGCCGGAAAGGTGCTGCTGCGCCCCTGA
- the mmsB gene encoding multiple monosaccharide ABC transporter permease produces the protein MSTTTTTKDEGPAPGPGSGPGAGGGAGSGLAAALLRGMRANMRQYGMLLALALIVVLFQVWTDGILLKPQNVTNLVQQNSYILILAIGMMIVIIAGHIDLSVGSLAAFVGSAAGVMMIKNDMPWVLALVLCLLIGAAAGAWQGFWIAYIGIPSFIVTLAGMLLFRGATQIMLEGQTLRPFPDGFQSLGNGFIPELGPDTNYHNATLLIGLGVVVFVLWREWSDRRQQERYELDVIPWGLFVAKCTALVAAVVAFTLTLASYHGTPIVLLILVGLLMALGFVMRNAIIGRHVYALGGNRAAAKLSGVKDKRVTFLVFVNMGVLAALAGVVYAARLTAATPNAGINFELEAIAAAFIGGASATGGVGTVLGAIIGGLVLGVLNNGMSLVGIGSDYQQVIKGLVLLAAVGFDVWNKRRVGS, from the coding sequence ATGAGCACCACGACCACCACCAAGGACGAGGGACCGGCGCCGGGTCCGGGCTCCGGCCCGGGCGCCGGGGGCGGCGCCGGGTCCGGCCTCGCCGCGGCGCTGCTGCGCGGGATGCGCGCCAATATGCGGCAGTACGGGATGCTGCTCGCGCTGGCGCTGATCGTCGTGCTGTTCCAGGTGTGGACGGACGGCATCCTGCTGAAGCCGCAGAACGTCACCAACCTGGTCCAGCAGAACAGTTACATCCTGATCCTGGCCATCGGGATGATGATCGTGATCATCGCGGGCCACATCGATCTCTCCGTCGGCTCGCTGGCCGCCTTCGTCGGCTCCGCCGCGGGCGTGATGATGATCAAGAACGATATGCCGTGGGTGCTCGCGCTGGTGCTCTGCCTGCTGATCGGCGCCGCGGCCGGGGCCTGGCAGGGCTTCTGGATCGCCTATATCGGCATCCCGTCCTTCATCGTCACCCTCGCCGGGATGCTGCTGTTCCGCGGTGCCACCCAGATCATGCTGGAGGGCCAGACCCTACGGCCCTTCCCGGACGGCTTCCAGTCCCTGGGCAACGGCTTCATCCCGGAGCTGGGCCCGGACACCAACTACCACAACGCGACGCTGCTGATCGGCCTCGGCGTGGTCGTCTTCGTGCTGTGGCGGGAGTGGAGCGACCGCCGGCAGCAGGAGCGGTACGAGCTGGACGTCATCCCTTGGGGGCTGTTCGTCGCCAAGTGCACCGCCCTCGTGGCGGCGGTCGTGGCCTTCACGCTGACGCTGGCCAGCTACCACGGCACGCCGATCGTGCTGCTGATCCTCGTGGGCCTGCTGATGGCCCTCGGCTTCGTGATGCGCAACGCGATCATCGGCCGGCATGTCTACGCCCTCGGCGGCAACCGGGCGGCGGCGAAGCTGTCCGGCGTCAAGGACAAGCGCGTCACCTTCCTGGTCTTCGTGAACATGGGGGTCCTCGCGGCCCTGGCGGGGGTCGTCTACGCGGCCCGGCTGACCGCCGCCACCCCCAACGCCGGTATCAACTTCGAACTGGAGGCCATCGCCGCCGCCTTCATCGGCGGTGCCTCGGCCACCGGCGGCGTCGGCACCGTCCTCGGCGCCATCATCGGCGGCCTGGTGCTCGGCGTGCTCAACAACGGTATGTCCCTGGTCGGCATCGGCTCGGACTACCAGCAGGTCATCAAGGGCCTGGTGCTGCTCGCGGCGGTCGGCTTCGACGTCTGGAACAAGCGCCGGGTCGGTTCGTAG
- a CDS encoding helix-turn-helix domain-containing protein, with protein MRHPADDHTGARIADYRKLRHLTQEALAQRAYLSRSCIAKVERGLAPATPAVVAAVARVLQVDVAVLNGQPYTSEMQQDHLDLMIAPLSDALDLYDLGPDPDITPRSVADIELDVRVLCEKACATEYSGVGQQLPGLLGELTTAISLLPEGEERRRTAAALSWCYWVAYEFAYRLGYHLLASIALERMGWTAEQAQDPLLLAVRLSRRSAMLLRRGDSRMSLRTLDRAHRLVGQHDAPGSVPVLAVSGSLHLAAAIAAAQAKDPDTVAGHMELARQVAKEIGRDVPQVYWAAFGETNVQHFDVATRVELGQLGDAVKTARSLRFPAEHPRMRVGRYYIEMARAYTEMGRVEAAQRALCQARTVAPQQARYHPLVRETIGALVRRQRRAAEGLTSLAAWVGM; from the coding sequence ATGCGGCACCCCGCTGACGACCACACCGGCGCTCGCATCGCCGACTACCGCAAATTGCGTCACCTCACCCAAGAGGCGTTGGCTCAGAGGGCGTACCTCTCCCGCAGTTGCATCGCCAAGGTTGAACGGGGACTTGCGCCGGCCACTCCTGCTGTCGTGGCGGCCGTGGCCCGCGTGCTCCAGGTTGACGTCGCTGTCCTCAACGGCCAGCCGTACACCTCCGAAATGCAGCAGGATCACTTGGACTTGATGATCGCGCCGCTGTCCGACGCGCTGGATCTCTACGACCTCGGGCCCGACCCGGACATCACACCTCGCTCTGTCGCCGACATCGAGCTGGACGTCCGCGTCTTGTGTGAGAAAGCCTGTGCCACCGAGTACAGCGGTGTGGGGCAGCAACTCCCCGGCCTGCTTGGCGAGCTCACCACAGCCATCAGCCTTCTGCCCGAAGGCGAGGAACGGCGGCGCACCGCCGCAGCGTTGTCCTGGTGCTACTGGGTGGCCTACGAATTCGCCTACCGGCTCGGCTACCACCTGCTGGCGTCCATCGCGCTGGAGCGGATGGGGTGGACCGCTGAGCAGGCCCAGGACCCACTGCTCCTCGCGGTCCGTCTCAGCCGCCGCAGTGCCATGCTGCTGCGCCGTGGTGACAGCCGCATGTCGCTGCGCACGCTGGACCGCGCGCACCGACTCGTGGGCCAGCACGACGCCCCTGGCTCCGTGCCGGTCCTCGCGGTCTCCGGGAGTCTGCACTTGGCAGCGGCCATCGCCGCGGCTCAGGCCAAGGACCCGGACACTGTGGCAGGGCACATGGAGTTGGCGCGGCAGGTGGCGAAGGAGATTGGCCGCGACGTGCCCCAGGTGTACTGGGCCGCGTTCGGCGAGACCAACGTCCAGCATTTCGATGTGGCCACGCGGGTGGAACTCGGGCAACTCGGCGACGCGGTAAAGACCGCGCGGTCGCTGCGTTTCCCTGCCGAGCATCCGCGGATGCGGGTGGGCCGGTACTACATCGAGATGGCCCGGGCTTACACCGAGATGGGGCGGGTGGAGGCGGCGCAGCGGGCGCTGTGCCAGGCCCGAACAGTGGCACCGCAGCAGGCCCGCTATCACCCGCTGGTGCGGGAGACGATCGGCGCGCTGGTGCGTCGGCAGCGGCGGGCGGCGGAAGGGCTGACGTCACTCGCGGCGTGGGTCGGTATGTGA